The Sus scrofa isolate TJ Tabasco breed Duroc chromosome 4, Sscrofa11.1, whole genome shotgun sequence genomic sequence AGGATGCAAGCAGGGGCGAGAAGATTGGGGAACTTAGGAGGGGATTCCACACCTGACAAAAAACTCTGATTTTATTGCACAGTGCAGTACTTCTCgtgctctggagtcagacagagcTTCGAGTCTCAGCTCCTGCATTTAAGTTGCTACACGATGTCAGGCacatgacttttctttctttcatttttttctcttccttgcttccttctttcttccctcccccaactgCCCACTGACCCGTTtagcttcacttttttttaacttttcattataaaaagttTGTGTAAAAGATACACATGAAACTTTGCAAGAGAACCATGCAGTACTTCCCCTGTCCCATCATTCCCCTTCCATAGCCTTCGACATCCCACCTCCCTCGTTTCACGTACACGCTTCCCACCCCAACCCACCAACCTCCCCATCTACAGCATCAGGCCTGATGTGGTCACGTACCTGAGGAAACCCGATACGTGGCACCTGTTTCAGGACTCCCTTGAGGTGTGAGGAGCTAGGGAACAGGATGCATGTGAAGGCAGCACAGCCTATAGGCTCAAGATACTGGGGTCCCCACCTGGGTCTCTGTGCTTTAAAGGGGCTGCTCCCACCTTCCTCTGGCCGCCCCCCTCCTCACAGAAGGGGGTCCCAAGGAAATGTGCACACCCAGAGCTCACGGCTCCTTCCAAGGCCGTGGTACCGGATGCCCAGAATGGCCTGCCTAAATGGCCCAAGGTCACTTCCAGGACATGCTCTACCTAAATGGCCCAAGGTCACTTCCAGGACATGCTCTACCCCTGCCTGTGGACTGCTAGATCCTGGAGGCAGACAAGGTGGTGCGTTAAGAAGTGGACGTGGGCAGAGCTTGGACCTGTGGGCTGAGTCCAGGCACGCGCGTGGCGGCCCCTCAGGGTACTGAGTGCGAGCTGAAAGGCAAAAAGGGTCCACCCCGGACCTTGTTCCTGTAGACCACGAGCTTCCATCTAGAGAGGCGTCCTTGCCCCACACCCCACAAACATTAAGGGCAGCCCTCTGATAGCAAGGGACACCTCCAGGTTTTCTCAACACTCTTGAATTTAAGTATGTGTCACTGATGCCCTTTGTCAAGTCAGCTCCTAGGACTGCCAAAGAGCCAGGTAAGCCACGTCCAAGTCCCTGGGAGGATGGAATGAGGGTCCCCCATGACGATGACATCGGCCGATGTGTTTGTCTTCAGAAGAGTAGGGTTGCACTGAACCCAGACGCCATGGCAGACCAAAGGTCCTTGGTGAGCAAATCTTTTCAAGGGCTTTCTCTATCAGAGAGTGAAACCCCAcaggctttaaaacaaaaaccacgTGCAGGTGTCTCAGTACAAAACAGCATCCTTGTTTACGCACATAACTTCATTTTGGCAGCAGGGAAGTGCTAAGATGAGTCACGCTTATTACAGCCCACCATTTAGCCATTCAAGTCCCACGGGGAGAGGGTGCTATATGTCTTAACAGGCATACACCTaaagaaaaacagtagaaaagcCAAAGTAGGGCAGCCCACAACAGCAGTTAGGATTTTTTCATTCCTGAGTGGATAATAGGTAGTTTCATTTAAATAGGAACCCAATCTTCATTAActtaatttgttacagcagtaacTCCAACTCGCAGCTATTGCCCAAGTAAGGCATTTTTAGACACCTCATTGCTGcttcaaaattaaaagtgaatCAGTCCTGTGGAGTTAATTACCAGTAAATATAACCTGAAGTAGGTCTCCCACGTGGCACCAAGCCTGCAGAAGGTGGTTCTCAGTGTTATAGCCAGGAACACTGCAAGATATCAGGTAATTGAAAAGCTAAGTTGATATGCTTGGCAAATGTTTATAGGAAGAGCAAGGAAGAGCGTTTGTAGCATCCAGAGAGAGAAACAAGGGTAAAGAGCTAATTAAATGAAGACCCTTTTGATAGAGATTTAGAGAagcatccccccaaaaaaggaacaTTCAGCTCTCTGTTGTTACAGTCTATTCCCCCAGATCGATTATACTtacagaaaggaaattatatctatttcttttaatGCTGGTATACAGGGTCTATTGAGTTATAAAAGGTAAAAACAGTTTTACAAGCTAAaagtaatattaaataaataaagccagagCAAAGACATTACTTTCATCACCAGTGCTTTTAGGTACACTGTTAAGGTTATAGTGTTCTCAAGGAGATATGCAAGAAGaccagagacagaaggaaaaaactcGGAGGAATAGTTGTCTGAACTTTAATTGATTATTTgaatggagaaaaatgagaacAGATGAAACCTTAATAAGAGAGAAACGGTGCATGCACAAAGGGAAGAGATTAATAAAATGACTGCTGATCTATCGTTAGTGATGAACActgttgtttggttttatttttctacaaacATGTCAAAGTTTCCTGCAACTCCCGTAATTATTCAAATGCACAAGTGTTCCCACTAGCCTGGCTTGCAACAAAGCAAGCTGGTTTTTTTCCTGAATTCCACAGTTAACCGAGGCTGGTCAGCCCCAGATTTAATGCGCAGTCGGAATTgctgatagatgattattttgtttctttactcCCACTTTAATTGTATAAAGTCATTTTCAACAATTTTGCATtccaattatttctaaataaatttagTAAACTGAAGACAAAAATGGAAAGCCTCAGATCATACATTTTAGAACCGCTTCCCACTTGAACTGCTCATTTTATTATAACTTGAGTTTACTACACATTCTTTTAACAGATACGATATTAATGTTAAGTGTCATGGTAATACATTTGAACTACATAAAAAAAGTGTCACTTTCCAATGTGTGGCTTGTCTAAAGCCTAAAAGAGCACACAGATGGCTTTGCAGAGCCAAACCATATTATTGATCCATCTTGACTGCAGTTCCATTTGTAAGATAAAGTCCCACTTGGGAGTTTTCTCCTAAATTGGGTCAAGACAAGAAGAACGCTAGGCAGCCAGaggtgtctctgtgtctcttttcaAATAATTGATGGCCACTTCTTGATGGCTACTTCTTCTGGTGTCTGGAAGAAGCAAAATGTCCTTGTCAAATGGGTATTGCTTTAGTATACCACATGCCCGATAAGTTCTAGAATCTAGGAGCATGCAATAGAGGTTAATATCAGCTATGCAGGCATGGTATTATTAGTGTTTAATTATGTCATGTGCattgagatattttaaatgttaaaacagaAGGACTTAATTCTCCTTAGCAACCATTATGGTAGAGGATGTTCACAGCTGCAATCACATTCATAAGGCAAGTATATTGATGATAGAATGAGGGTAGCAACAAGTGTGCATGCTGTAGAAAACCTGAAACTGGTCCCTAAAATAGAtaacctcttatttatttttttttcccaaatcccACTGCTGGCTCAGACCATCAATCAGCAAATGGAAATTTGTCACGTTATTATTCAATACCATTGTCAGTCTTACAGGTGCAAAAAGGAGTATAAGATACTAAACTGgggtgttttctttctcctgcacTGGCTAAGATTCTATCTCATCCAGGAATAATTTTACTTCATAAAAACCCTTTTAAGAATAAAGGGCTTGAGGTCTTGACGGCAACTCCTACTGATGCGCACATTTGCGGCTTCGTTCTTCAGGTTAATACACAAACGCTCAATTATAGCAGAAGCATCCTCAAAGATAGGTTACTTTCTAAAACGCTTCATAAATActgtttctttcatcaatattatTTCCTTTGATTCCTGCTCACTCAAGGCGCTTCATATATATTATAAGACGATGGAAGTGGGAATGGAAACAACGTTATCAAAGCTGTTTTCCAAAAAGAGTGTTGAAATAAATTAGCCGGTTCTTTCAAAACGTCAGTATCCAAGTTCCTGACGTTTCCAGTGTTTTGACTTCAAGATTTCTCTGAAACACGGAAACAAAGGGTAAAAATCAGGTAGCCGTCGAAAATGACTTCGAGAACCCTGTGCTGGGAGAAACCCTGGTCCGGGGAGCCCACTGGGGCCGAAGGCGGAATCGTCGCACACATCTGTTCGGGAGCTTCGCCCGCGGGAGGCTTCGTTCAGGCAGGGGATGCTTTACAGGGGCAGGAGGACGTGATGACCAAGGACGTTGGAAGCCGGGGATCTCCGCTTCCCGGGCGTCTGGGTCGGGTCACCAGTGCTGGCCGGCGGCGCGGGTGCCCAGCTGCGCCTGGGACACCGCGGGCacagcggtggcggcggcggcagccgCTGCCGCGTCGCCGACGCCGGGCAGGACGGAGCGCACGGAGCGGCGGAACTCCTCGTTCCTCCACGTGTAGAGCAGCGGGTTGAGCGCGGACAGGGCGCAGCACAGGAGCCAGCTGGCCGCCTGCACGCCCCAGGGCACCGGCAGCGAGAAGCCGCTGGCCAGGCTCACCCACACCAGCGGCTGCGTGGCCAGCAGGAAGACGCAGCAGAGCAGCAGCACCGACAGGCCGCTGAGACGCCGCTGCGCCCGCCGCGGGTGCAGcgcggggggcaggggctgggcctgcGCCGGGTGCGCCGCCCCACCTGGGCCCGGCGCGTGCGGGGCGCCCGggaaggcggcggcggcggccgcgcaGCCGGGCAGCTggtgcagcaggtggaagttgaGGACGCTGACCCGCTTGACGCTGACGCGCACGCGGCGCACGATGCCCAGGTAGCAGTGCAGCAGCAGCGCCGTCTGCGCCAGCAGCGCCGCGGCGGCCAGCAGCGCCGGGTAGTGGACGCGCGGGGG encodes the following:
- the GPR88 gene encoding probable G-protein coupled receptor 88, with translation MTNSSTSTSSTTGGSLLLLCEEEESWAGRRIPVSLLYSGLAIGGTLANGMVIYLVSSFRKLQTTSNAFIVNGCAADLSVCALWMPQEAVLGLLPAGSAEPPGDWDGAGGSYRLLRGGLLGLGLTVSLMSHCLVALNRYLLITRAPATYQALYQRRHTAGMLALSWALALGLVLLLPPWAPRPGAAPPRVHYPALLAAAALLAQTALLLHCYLGIVRRVRVSVKRVSVLNFHLLHQLPGCAAAAAAFPGAPHAPGPGGAAHPAQAQPLPPALHPRRAQRRLSGLSVLLLCCVFLLATQPLVWVSLASGFSLPVPWGVQAASWLLCCALSALNPLLYTWRNEEFRRSVRSVLPGVGDAAAAAAAATAVPAVSQAQLGTRAAGQHW